In Raphanus sativus cultivar WK10039 chromosome 5, ASM80110v3, whole genome shotgun sequence, the following proteins share a genomic window:
- the LOC108805070 gene encoding 60S ribosomal protein L22-2, translated as MSRGGAAVAKGKKKGVSFSIDCSKPVDDKIMEIASLEKFLQERIKVGGKAGALGDSVTITREKNKITVTSDGQFSKRYLKYLTKKYLKKHNVRDWLRVIAANKDRNLYELRYFNIAENEGEEED; from the exons ATGAGTCGTGGAGGTGCAGCAGTTGCCAAGGGGAAGAAGAAGGGAGTGTCCTTCTCCATTGACTGCTCGAAGCCCGTCGATGACAAGATCATGGAGATTGCTTCCCTTGAAAAGTTCCTTCAGGAGAGGATCAAAGTCGGTGGCAAAGCTGGTGCGCTCGGTGATTCGGTTACGATCACCCGTGAGAAGAACAAGATCACTGTCACCTCTGATGGCCAATTCTCCAAGAG GTACCTCAAGTACTTGACGAAGAAGTACTTGAAGAAGCACAATGTGAGGGATTGGCTTAGAGTGATTGCGGCCAACAAGGACCGTAACCTCTATGAGTTGAGGTACTTCAACATTGCTGAGAAcgagggagaggaagaagactaG
- the LOC108863133 gene encoding serine/threonine-protein phosphatase PP1 isozyme 9, which produces MTTMEAVMEISMVDDIIRRLLEGKGGKQVQLSEIEIRQLCVNARQIFLSQPNLLDLHAPIRICGDIHGQYQDLLRLFEYGGYPPSAHYLFLGDYVDRGKQSLETICLLLAYKIRYPSKIFLLRGNHEDAKINRIYGFYDECKRRFNVRLWKIFTDCFNCLPVAALIDDKILCMHGGLSPELENLEQIREIERPTEIPDNGLLCDLLWSDPDQKSEGWSDSDRGISFTFGADVVAEFLDKNDLDLICRGHQVVEDGYEFFAKRRLVTIFSAPNYGGEFDNAGALLSVDQSLVCSFEILKPAPSSSSNPLKKVPKMGKS; this is translated from the exons atgaCGACAATGGAAGCGGTGATGGAGATAAGTATGGTGGATGATATCATAAGAAGACTATTAGAAGGCAAAGGAGGCAAACAGGTCCAGCTCTCAGAGATCGAGATCCGTCAACTCTGCGTTAACGCCAGACAAATCTTCCTTTCTCAGCCTAATCTCCTCGACCTCCATGCCCCCATTCGCATCTGCG GTGATATTCATGGACAATACCAAGACCTTTTGAGACTATTCGAATACGGAGGCTACCCACCTTCAGCACATTATCTCTTCCTTGGAGACTACGTCGACAGAGGCAAGCAAAGCCTCGAAACAATCTGCCTCCTCTTGGCTTACAAGATCCGTTACCCTTCCAAGATCTTCCTCTTGAGAGGCAACCACGAAGACGCTAAGATAAACAGAATCTACGGCTTCTACGACGAATGTAAACGGAGATTCAACGTTAGGCTCTGGAAGATATTCACCGACTGCTTCAACTGTTTGCCTGTAGCTGCTCTCATCGACGACAAGATCTTGTGTATGCACGGAGGGTTGTCTCCGGAGCTGGAGAATTTGGAGCAGATTAGGGAGATTGAGAGACCAACTGAGATTCCGGACAACGGTCTTctttgtgatttgctttggtCTGATCCTGATCAGAAGAGTGAAGGTTGGTCTGATAGTGATAGAGGTATTTCGTTCACGTTTGGAGCTGATGTGGTTGCTGAGTTCTTGGATAAGAATGATCTTGACCTCATTTGCCGTGGCCATCAG GTAGTGGAAGATGGGTATGAGTTTTTTGCTAAAAGGAGATTAGTAACTATATTCTCTGCTCCAAACTATGGGGGAGAGTTTGACAATGCAGGTGCATTGTTGAGCGTTGACCAATCTCTTGTTTGCTCTTTTGAGATTCTGAAACCTGCTCCATCTTCAAGCAGTAATCCTCTCAAGAAG GTACCAAAAATGGGCAAGTCATGA